The stretch of DNA CCATTTTAGGCGGAGCTTGCTTTGGGACTGTGGATACACGACCTTTTTGAGGACAATGTCGCCTTGGAGAATACTCACTCTTTAACTCAGAGTCGTAGAAGCTAGTGTTGTCTTGCTTGCTCGAAACGTGCTTGAGGAGTGATGTGTCTCGTATTCAAGCGAAGTTGCTTCAGAGAGCGACCACCAAGGAGCATCTTGAAGTGGAGTACGACGACTTCTGCTCCAAGGGAGAAAGGTATGCGCTTGTGAGGCGGCTTTTGCTTGCAGAGTTGCTTTTGAAGATGATCCACCCCATTTTCTCAGAAGAGAAGTCCGAACATGTGTTTTTCATGACCCGGACAATAGAGAGCACTTTCCAATAAGCATTACAGACTGATCACATGGTACTCTCTCTACGCCCAATGGACCTTCCTCTACTGCGCGAGGAAGAAAAGCTGGATCGACGTGTTATAAGCCGTCACCGTAGCGGAGAGAAGCTAGATGGCTTATCGATTGCTAGCTGTCAACATAGGTAGTATTTTGGTACCAACATGCCAAGCTAGCGGAATTCTTCACAGGGAAACAATATCTTGAACTTGGAAATGATCATTTCAACGAAAACTGTCTATTTATGAGAAATGCTGTGTTATGTTTTTTCCGCCCGGTGAGTATATACGAATCGAGGTATTGATCTATTTTGCTACCAGGAGGGGGGTTCGGGTACACGCCAGCTCTTTCTCGTATAGCTAAAAAAACAAGTGATTTTGTCTTGTCAAAGTAAAATACTCGGGGCAATCTACTCATATCAAGCGGGTCTTAGCGGAGTCCAATTTATCAAAGTTTCATTGTGACCTTTATTCTGGTTAGGGGCAAGCAAGAAAGGGCGAATACGGGAGTTTTATTGTCTTTCTGGGCAACTTTCCCAAGTCGTTCCACAAGAGATAAAAATGATATAATGGTGATGAAGACAAAGCGCATAGAGCGCATATAGTTACCTTTTCATTTAATGAGTTTCGTATAGAGAAGCAAGTTCTCATATCGGATCTGGAGTTGCTTTCTTGTTGGTTAGTGGTCCAACCGTATCGATCCTTCTATTGAGAAGCACCATCCGGAAAATGAAATACCCGCAGCTCGAGCAGAACTACTCCGAAAGTCATCTTAAGTAACTTAGGTCACCTAAAGTCACACTAGTGCCTCCATCTCAAGGAATCTATAAAATATACCAGAAAGCCCCAAGAAGATATGGATGCGATAAACTCTCTGAGCCGAGAGGTGAAAGTTCCGATGGTGATGGTGGGCGGGCCAGTCGATCCGTACCGATGCTTACGTTCGGCTTTTCTCCTATCTTAGCAATCCAAACTTACTATTCAAGATGGGCTCCTGGCAGGCTGGAGCCACCTACTCAATGCGATCTTCCGAATGGAATGTATCAAGAGCGTTCTTCCTTTGGTCACTCAGGTTAAGGAAACTATTCCTACTATACTCGAGTCGAAAGCTGTTAGCGCTGCATGCGCAAGGTTCCCGTTCACTTCGTATTACTTCCGGGCTGGCCAAGCTATCGCCGGGTGGAACTTTCCTTCAGATGGCCCCATTAAACTATATTGTCAATAGATCGGCTTATAACTCTTACGACTTGTCGGCGGCGACTGACAGGATGCCCCTGCGAGTGCTATTCCATGTGCTGGAAAACCTCTTTGGCACATCTTTCGCGATCTAGTTAACAGCACTTTAGTGACTCATGTCTTCTCTTCCATGGCTTAAACCTGCTTATTATACTAGAAACAATGGAATACCTCAAGTTGGATATAGGTGAGGTGGGACTTAAGAATGCCTTGTCTGGAACATCTCTTCAAAGCAAGAATTAGCGTATAGAAAGGAAGCAGCATTTCCTTTCAGCTGCTTTTAAAAAGTCCCCGGGGATATAGCCCACTTCTCATTTCTCAACACCtgcttctcttctcttttctatCGTAAGTAGTAGAGGGATAGGTACTTATTCCCGGGCAGCGGTATCATTGCTGCTCCCCGCCTAATGCGGATCATtgtgcaatgcttatgtgaaatcTCAATCCAAAACGGATTCGTTTCATTGGAAAAACCAACGCCGATCTAAAACTAAGTCTCCCTTTCTCTTTAGTTTGGGAGCAGAGCTGAAAAAGATGGGGAATCACGATGGATCCTTTTTTTCTGGATTCAATGGACGGAATGCTTGTGGAATTTGACCCAGCATCGTCATACCCAAATTCTGTCAATGGGCCGGCTATGAGCGTAGAAAGTGTGAGTTCTAATTTAATGGAGTTGGAAGAAGAAATAAATTCCCCTCCTCCCCCTAATCCAAACCCTTATTCTCAGATTCCTTATTTCGTTGCTGCTAATGCAAATATAGATTACTTTTCTCAAATGCAGATGTATTATCAAATGCAGATGTATTTTTTATTTCATTTAACTTATTTTAGCGTCCAGCCGCTTTTGCCTTTTCCACGGGTACCGATGTATGTGCATTTTTTGATGTCTTTTTATATGCGATTTTGGAATTTTCCTTTCTAAGAAAACTATTTTGCGCCATTTGATCTTTAATTGAACTAGACTAGTATAGGCTCCGTATTGTATTTATAAACTATTTAAGGCTCCGTATTGTATTTATAAACTATTTAAGGCTCCGTATTGTATTGAAAAACTATTTAAGGCTCCGTATTGAATTGAAAAACTATTTAAGGCTCCGTATTGAAAACTCTAATTGGATTTTGTGTCGGCTGGCCGGCAGGACCGCCAGCCCGCAGATGTAGGGAGGTCTCCTCTTGAACTGCGAAATCAAAGTCGCGATCTGATAGGTATCTATACGGACCATGCATCTGGAAAGCACCGGTTCGATTCCGGCTCGTGACATGAAGAAGAAGTCCCAAACAGGGATCAGATGAGTTTGCACAGCGTTACTTTGTTGACGGAAAATCAAATTGTTCTTCCGGTTCAATGAAGACTATGCTTACTTTCCTTTCTCTTACCGGTCTGTGTTCTATCATGGACCTGTATTCCGTTCCTCGAATCGAGACTTTCTTTTGGTATGATTTTGATACGGGTTTTCTAACAAAACTCTATGCCATCAATCACTATCCCCGTTTCTGCCCGGACGATTccataaaataaataaaaaagaaaagtGAAGAGGAAAACGCATAACCAGAAGAAAAAGATATCGTGATGTAAAATGATCATGGGGACACATTGTTTTTAGGACCGACAATTTCCTGCACTGCTTAAACCAAGAAAAAGATACATAGTAGTTTTCATAGGTAGGCCTCTCTCTCCTACAGAATAGGTTTTTCCAAAAACTACCCATGGGATTTCTTTGTCTTTTCCTTATCTATTGTCCGGTGAAGAATCTCCTGCTGCAGAGATAAGATGAATGGCTTCGAGATACCATCACTCGTCATTGCCAAGGAAATGAATTGGAAATTGGCTACTTATAGTCTACACTTCCCCTGATTCTCCACGATGACCGAGAATAAGCTGAAGATAGATCCATTGCGATATTGGTTTGGAAGAGAAGCCGTGGAGACAGCTCATTGTTCCTATGTCCGGAATTGTTAAAGAATGAAGGTACCCCGTTGACTATGTCGGGTAACGCCGACTTAGGTTATCCCTAAAAGCACTATCAACCACATCATAATTGTTTGCTTCCGCTTTCCTCGCAGAGTTGGTCCTAGCTTTCACCGAAGGATCTCGATCGATGCTCGCCATCAAAAGATATGGGTCTAGCTGCTGCCCTAGCCAGAAAGAATGGGAGAGTGAGCCATTCATACTGAAAAGAGTGATTCGTTTTTGAAGTATATCAAATTCAGAGGAAAAAGCTGGAAGAAGACGACGGGATTGCTAATAGATCCCCTCTACATCCTAACCAAGAGGACCAAGTGCAAACCTCTGTCTCTTTTTCTCGCCGGGTGGGAAGGTTATTCTTTGCCAGTAGTGCCCTCTGTAGGAAGAATCGTAAATGCCGGAGGACGCGTTCAACATGAATTGTCACTGTGGAATGAAATCACCTCTTGAATCGAGCAAGAAATTACTATTTATTTGATAATAGCGACTTATCACAAAAACAACCAAGGGTCCATCAACCCGATTGAAACTGTCTTCACTGCGTTGAATCGAAGGGAACTACTATAGAGAGTGGAATAAGCTACAAGGCATAACACTATGAGCTTTTATTTAGATAACCTTAATCACACCAGCTTTTCCTCATGGGAGGGTAAAGGAGATAGGAATGTATGAAATCTATCCCAATAAGAAATGCAGAAGGTTGTCAACTAGAAACCTGTTATCACTCTCTTCTTCCGATCGTCCCATCAGTTTCTTGTAAGCCTGCTTCCTCCGATGATCGGTTGCGGCTAACTTCTCTCTCTTCATCTCTCTGAGTTCGCTTCTTGGTAGTAGTTACCCCTGTCAGAACCTTTGTCTACTCTTTCGTATAAATACGCTGATCTGCCAGCCAGCCAAAAGTAGAGAACCACATTGTATGATCTAGGGCAACTCTCTATTATAGTAGCGATTTCTTATTCATTCAGGGTGCCCGTTCATGTGTTTTTAAAGAAAGGATACCTTGTGATTCCAGATTTCAATAGAGATTCGATTCCTCACATCTAAGGGAAGACAGACACAAATGCACAGACACATTATCCGGGGGTGTCACCGTTTGCATCGTATCAGTATCATAAGAAAAGATTGATTGTTGTGAGTGATTTTACTACCCTTCCAGACTTAGCAAGTAATGAAGCTGCTGACGAGGGAGGAAATGTCCGTTGAAAATAAAGCGAACCAGTGGGTCTTAAAGTCACTCTTTGAATAGTTTTTCAGACCGTTAAGTTGTCAATCTTTCCAATGATGAGGCTCCAAAGTTTATTACATTTCCTGGTCTGCCGAGGACAGCACTAGATTGATTGCTTACCGACTTTCATTCATATACCAACCCATCTTTTTATCAAAAGCATGGAAACTATCTAATCGAAGATAGAATTCACGCCTGTGAAAAGTAAGCAATTTCATCATTTTCCTTCGCAACACAGCTCACTCAATTGTAGAGATACCGAACAGTTTGAGTGATCGATCGACCTTGTCGCACGATGAGCCCATTCTCTCTCTTCCATCCCGCCTTCTGAACCGAACCCTGGAGAAAGACTTCTTGAACAGAACAGAGCAACAATTCTAGAAACTTCCATTTTCCATTGATCTGAGCGTTGCTATTAAAAGTGGGTCTACCCGCCCCGGCGTGACTCACACTTGACCAACCACTTCTATCTAAGAAAATACTTAGGTAGGGTCAATCTCCCTTCGGGGTTTACGCGTCCTAGTCCGAACCATTGGATCGATcagaagaagaaaggcaaaggaATTGAAAGGTAGAGTAAGAAGCATCGCCCAGCAGAGTGATTGAGGGAGTCTTCCCCAGCCCAATGGTCTTCTTTTTGTTTTTCACTCTCCTATTTTGATTTTGGAACAGTTCTACTACTGTTTCAGTAGTTCTAAGACCCTTCCTTCCCTTTTCAAGTGCTTGCTACCCCCCTTGCTCTACCCGTCCAGAGGGAGCCCTAGTTTCAGCATAATAGCCTCGTTTTGAAGCGCTCGCTTCATATGGACGTACGTCGAACAAAGGAATCTTATCGGCATACCCACCTGCTGGGCGTGGCTCACTTGACCGACCAACCGACCCAATAGTAGGAGTAGGCGGCTGGCTTCTTATGTGAAGAGAACGGATGGAGAAACAGATGCGCGAAAGAACTAGTCCCTTGGAAAGCTTCGTTTTCCTAACCCAACCTAAGCATAATGAGCTGGTTATTTGAGTATCGAAGTTGTCGAGTGTTCCATTCTTTTGTATGTAGACCCCAGCGAAGAAGGAAAATCAGAACTCGTCGAACAGAAGAACCGAGTACTATAGAATCTGAAACACACATATGCAAGCTATTAAACATACCATTCCTATTTCTAAATAACAACATATTACCGCGGTGCTAAGAAAAGGGTTTGAAAGCTCTAAGTGGTACAATAAGCGGAATGAATCAAACGAAGTGCATCATGAGGGTTGGGGATTTAGCATACGCTCTACTATCAATTATAGGTTCGCCTATGCCCCAAGAAAGAGGTGCAGAAGTGGAATTCAATAGATTTAAGCAACTTCAGTATGCGGGTAGCGATGCTTTTTGGAATCCAAGAGAACTTTGAATCGGAGGAACGACCAACACAGCTGGCATGGCTTTGTTGAATCAGGATTTGATGACAGGAACGTTGTTGAAATAACTTCTTTACCCCCCGTAAAATCATTTACGCCTGATTTCAGTACTAACAATAAATGGCTAAAAACATCCTATTTTTATGGTAAAATATGGAAAATCATATGGGAAACGAATAACGAATAGAAGTAGCCTAGCCTTTTCTTTCAGTCTCGGTCTCTAGATTCCCTTGTTCTTACTGTAGCTAGCACTTGTTATTGCAGTCAAGGAGCCAGGAGCCTTCAATCATATTTGAGCTTTACGCTCTTCTCCTTCTTGGGGGTCGGCCTGTAGTagcaggcgaggaggaggacgaacAGCGCACCGAGGCCATTGGGGATCTGCAGTGCACGAACGAAGACAAGAGCCGGCACGGTTAGAGAGACACTCTCAAGTTATATAAGATTTGGTTGGAACCTGAAGATGGAGATATTACTGACCGTGACGTAGAGGTCGAATTTGATGAGAGCGTAGGATGTCCAGCAGACGCCGTTGAGGAAGCTCACCAGCGACAGGAAGAAGGGCATGTACTCGACGCTCTTGGTCTTGATCACTTTACCCTGCACGCAACCCACAATATCACTAACATCTACCAATATAGATCTAAAAAGACATCTATGCACATGGATCAAGAGCAGGATCGATGGGTACGTACCATGATGGTGAGCGGGGAGGCGTACATTGCCGAGCCAAATATGACGCAGAGGATGCCGTAGAACACCCAGAGCATGCAGTTGAGCAGCGTAGCTAGGTACGGGTCCGACTTGAACTCCTCCATGTCCTTGTTCTTGATGATCCGCCAGAACGCCGGCCTGCACATGTACAAGCAAAAAGCAAGCGCCCCCTCATCAGAATCAAACCCTAATTACCAACCACCTTCCATAGAGAGTAGACTAGACAAGCGGACGAGggggatggcggcggcggcttacACAGGGGAGAGGAAGAGGCCGAAGGAGATGACATTGCCGACGATGTTGCGGGCCGCGTCCGGGGAAATCATCTTACTTTGCTCGCCGCG from Triticum urartu cultivar G1812 chromosome 3, Tu2.1, whole genome shotgun sequence encodes:
- the LOC125547884 gene encoding bidirectional sugar transporter SWEET6a-like, with amino-acid sequence MKHREWELVRMYLDRRPAFWRIIKNKDMEEFKSDPYLATLLNCMLWVFYGILCVIFGSAMYASPLTIMGKVIKTKSVEYMPFFLSLVSFLNGVCWTSYALIKFDLYVTIPNGLGALFVLLLACYYRPTPKKEKSVKLKYD